In Pongo abelii isolate AG06213 chromosome 5, NHGRI_mPonAbe1-v2.0_pri, whole genome shotgun sequence, a single genomic region encodes these proteins:
- the LOC129059826 gene encoding LOW QUALITY PROTEIN: basic proline-rich protein-like (The sequence of the model RefSeq protein was modified relative to this genomic sequence to represent the inferred CDS: deleted 2 bases in 1 codon) — protein sequence PTAPSPPPAAPSPPPAAPSPPPAARSPPPTAPSPPPAAPSPHPAAPSPPPAAPSPPPAAPSPPAAPSPPPAAPSPPPTAPSPPPPPSPPPAAPSPPPTAPSPPPAAPSPPPAALSPPPAAPSPPPAAPSPPPAAPSPHPAAPSPPPAAPSPPPAAPSPPAAPSPPPAAPSPPPTAPSPPPPPPTAPSPPPAAPSPPPAAPSPPPAAPSPPPAAPSPHPAAPSPPAAPSPPPTAPSPPPAASPSPPPAAPSPPPAAPSPPPAAPSPPPAAPFPPPAAPSPPPAAPSPPPAAPSPPPAAPSPPPAPPSPPPAAPSPPAVPSPPPAARSPPAVPSPPPAASPSPPPAAPSPPPAAPFPPPAASPSPPPAASPSPPPAAPSPNPAASSSPPPAAPSPPPAAPSPPPAAPSPPPATLPSSSCPF from the exons cccactgccccttcccctcctccagctgccccttcccctcctcctgctgccccttctcctcctccagctgcccgttctcctcctcccactgccccttcccctcctccagctgccccttcccctcatccagctgccccttcccctcctcccgctgccccttctcctcctcccgctgccccttctcctccagctgccccttcccctcctccagctgccccttcccctcctcccactgccccttcccctcctcc ccccccttcccctcctccagctgccccttcccctcctcccactgccccttcccctcctccagctgccccttcccctcctccagctgccctttcccctcctcctgctgccccttctcctcctcccgctgccccttcccctcctccagctgccccttcccctcatccagctgccccttcccctcctcccgctgccccttctcctcctcccgctgccccttctcctccagctgccccttcccctcctccagctgccccttcccctcctcccactgccccttcccctcctc cccctcctcccactgccccttcccctcctcccgctgccccttcccctcctcccgctgccccttcccctcctcccgctgccccttcccctcctcccgctgccccttcccctcatccagctgccccttctcctccagctgccccttcccctcctcccactgccccttcccctcctccagctgcctccccttcccctcctcccgctgccccttcccctcctccagctgccccttcccctcctccagctgccccttcccctcctccagctgcccctttccctcctcccgctgccccttctcctcctcccgctgccccttctcctcctccagctgccccttctcctcctccagctgcaccttcccctcctccagct cccccttcccctcctcccgctGCCCCTTCTCCTCCAGCTGTCCCTTCACCTCCTCCCGCTGCCCGTTCTCCTCCAGctgtcccttcccctcctccagctgcctccccttcccctcctccagctgccccttcccctcctcccgctgcccctttccctcctccagctgcctccccttcccctcctccagctgcctccccttcccctcctccagctgccccttcccctaaTCCAGctgcctcctcttcccctcctcctgcggccccttcccctcctcccgctgccccttcccctcctccagctgccccttcccctcctcctgctACCCTTCCTTCCTCCAGCTGCCCCTTCTGA